The sequence acCTCCTCGTCATGGTCTCGAGCCCACTGGATCTTTTCCAGCAGATCCCGGAGATCCGCCCTGACCGGGATGTAATGTTCCCACGGCACGAGCTCGTTGTAGAAATGCTCGTAGTAGCCGGACTCCTGCTTGAACACCACGCTGTCTCCGGCCAGAAGGTAAGGCAAGCGATATGCGGCCACGGTGCCATCAATGTTTATTTGGTACTTGTACTGAAGCcaaaacagacagacaaaacaCATGAACTGACTATACACAGTATTTGCTCCTGATAATCAATTCTGATCTCATAGCACTCACCTTGAAGAAGTCAAAGAAGGAGACATGCTTGACCAGCGGGCCGTATAAGCTCTCGTCGTgcttgaagaagaagaagttaGTGAAGGCAGCATCGATCACGTGCGGGTGGCTCCTGGACAGCTTGACGAGCTCCAGACGCTCCTGACGGCTGTCCCGCCCCCTCCAGAAGGCCGTGGCGTTCTTCTTGGCCCACGGCGGGCCCGTACTTGACTGCACCGACATCATGTCCAAGCTGACTCTGTTCATTAAATGTGACAACACAATGCAAGTCGAATTTCAGCATTCACAGCAACATGTGACAAAAAGGTTCACAGCATCATGTTCGGCGGATTCCAATGACTCATTTCATTGCATTGAGCGAGCACTTACCTGCCCATGGTCTCGAGGACAGACTCAGTCAGGTCGTATGTGGGCATGACAATATCTCTGGTGTTGTTTGAGCCACACCAGGAGAAGATCGGATGAGTGTTCTGAGTGGCTTTCCTCTTCTCGAGCGGCCAGTCACCCAGGTTAACAAAAAACTCCAAGTCGGGTATCTTTACCTGGAAACGTGAATGCTTCTATTAATAATATGTGTTGTAAAAGATGGAGGCTACATTGCACTGCATGGGTTAAGTAACACaatttcgattttttttcctgaaaagaGGCGCAGATATGAATTATAGACAAAATAATTCAaggaggcggctcggtggcgcactgggtagcacgtccgcctcacagttaggagggtgcgggttggATTCctcctccggccctccctgtgtggagtttgcatgttctccccgggcccgcgtgggttttctccgggcactccggtttgctcccacatcccaaacacatgcttggtaggccaattgacttctccaaattgtccctaggtgtgagtgcgagtgcaaatggttgtttgtctctgtgtgccctgcgattggctggcaactggttcagggtgtcccccgcctactgcccgttgacggctgggataggctccagtacacccgcgacccccgtggggactaagcggttcagaaaatggatggatggataattcaAGGAATTAGATATCTACAGATTGGAATCAGGTCTTTTTTGGAAATAgagtaaggaaaaaaaaaaaaacactagaaTCTGAGCATTAAATTGGGATTGGGCACTTGGGACCGCACAGTAAATCCGGCCTAGCCAGAAGCCAGACTTGCACACTTGCCTTTCTACTCAGTGACAGGAGGATGGCATCCATAAAGATTCGGAAACCGACGTGCTCACCAAGTGTTTTCACGTAGAcctaaaaatgacaaagttaAACAGTGTGGACAATTCAGTCATGTCTTTTGAGTTTAATTATTTGACTCCTTCTACAGTTTAGTCCAccacataataaaaaaaaattgtatatgACGTCCTGTGTGTACCTTGTTATCTTTGATGGTGTAGTGGCAGAGGCTTTGTCGCTGCCCGAAGCGCTGCGGAATCTCCTGAGCGTTACGATCTGGGTCGACGCTGAGGAATTGGGACAGGTCGTTCTTTATCTGGGGAAAGGAGTGAGGACAGCCCATATGGGACAGCCAAACAGAGTCGTCTAGTTGTGGACAGTCACAGCCCTCGTGGTACACCGGTCCTGACAGGACAAgtaataaaaattcaattctaAAATGTCCCAGAACAGATTCGACTTTCACAATCCACCTTTGAGGATGTAAGGGGACTTGGCCACATGTTGGTCCACGAGCAAAACTTGGATGTGGAGGTCGGTGTAGCTTGCGTACATTCTGTAGCGAACCAGGAAAGAGCCATCCTGACGATCCAGAACTTGAATCCAGATCCTGGTGAAATGCTCCAATGGAGACGTGATCTTCACCTCGAAAGTTTTCTCCCCTGGTGAAGTTGTTAGACTGCGACAGGAAAGAGCGGAAGTCATTTAGCCCTGCTAAATATTTGCCTGGAATGAGACTACTTTAATGGTTCTCGATGTGTCATGGACTCCCTCTTGTGGTATAAGAAGGTATCACTGAATTAAATCTCCAGACTGCATAGGCCTACTGATAGTGGCTTTaacttttaaactttttttaaaccggGTTTGATTGAGTACAATTGCATTTTCTCCATGTCTCATCACTTAAACTGTGCCTAATGTTTCAGTGGTTTACAATgatattaaattatatttaatatataataaatatataaatatttgtagGATTAGAACCACccactttgtttttaatgaacaCTTCAGCCTACTTTGCTATCATATCTTATTGTTGATTATTGTGGTGGAACTCAAAAAGTGCAAGTTTGAGACTTGAGTCtgtgtattgtttttgttcaaaaggTGCAACTGCTCAAATATGCAATTGATCTATTAGATTACAGAGACAGTAAATGCAACAGGATGCCTTCATAGGTCAGATGACAGGTGTAAAATGACGTCCGTTTTACGTCTTCCACCCCGGGGCAAATAGTTTCTTCTGTCTGCTCCCTCGTCGTTGAATGGCTTACACCTCAACAGCTGTGTTATTATACACGTTTTGGCGAGATTTACAACTTCACTCTTCTGAAATGTGACACGATATCGCAGAGCGGCTTGAAATATGGCACCTTTGTTCACCTGAAATAACTTTCTAGAAGAACATAAAAGGAAATGAATAGGTGTGAATAAGACACACTGGAATATGAGAGTCGTGGATGCTACGACGCTATTGAAGTGACAGTGACGGATCTCCCAATCGCTTTATCGGATACACTTTACGGTATTGGTACTTACTTTCTCCCTGAGTTGTCCACTGCCTGGATGAAGAAATAACGGGCTGGAAGGACAATATTTGGCTCTAACCCGGGCCCCCATACAAGGGTCTTTGCAGCGCTAAGTGTTGCCGAGTCGGCCCGAACCTGCGGAAGTTCTGGTCGGAACACAACCAGACCCAAAAGGGACCATAAACAGAATCGGAGCAACATTATAGTCCAATATCGACTCTGCGCGATTGTTGCCTCTTTATACTTGTTTTGATTTAAGTTTCAACTTAAGTCAACTTGCCATTGTTTCACTTAATTAAAATGTCCGGATTTCTATATGGTTGAAAGAATAGTGGTGCCGTTCCAGTGTCTGTTAGTTCCGCCTCCATTTAAAGTCCACTATTGCACAGGTAAATGTTTTAACGTGTCTAATATACGCACATGACTGGTCGCAGTTCATTTAAAGCGTTAGCCTTAACGTTAGCTGCTCCCTGAACGCCTCATCCTTCTGCTAAAAAGTATGTGAATGAGTGGGAGGAGCCAGGAGGAGACTGCTTTTCAATTGGTCAGCACTCTGCCCAATGAGACGCTGGATTGCGTGTCAATACGGAAGTTTTAACGCGTGTGGTGGGTTTAATATCTTTTCGACTGACTCATCTCATGATGTCATCCTGAAATATTCAAACGCTGTTTGGCAGCAAATTATACACAAAAATTGCACCAATGATCAATACAGCTCTCAACAATGTACATCAATCCATGTTTATTGTCAGTTTGCTTATGCGTCAACATATGCTCAGCTCTTTTAGTCAAGTAATTTCTATTACACTAATATAAtattaagaagaaaaagtggTAGAATCCATTTAAATAAGACAAACTTTGCTGCCATCATCGAGAAAACTtgagaaatgcattttttttaccccccaaGAATATTACCGTGAAGAACAGCGTTTCAGTGGTTTAGACAGTACCAGCAGTGACAGGTACAACATATATAGAGAAAAATACCCCATCTGtatcatattttttgtctCACCCAATAttgaaaagtacatataatatataaaacaaaaaatatttaaataaaacaccCTGTCAGTTGagatcactttttttcttcatacctttttttcctgcctTTCAGACtgtgttgaaaagaaatgttttcacaAGCTGTCTCATATGTGTCAAAAGAAAGGTAATTTATAAAATGCGTGGAGCTCATCTATTTAATTTGATTGGTGAAAATGAGTCTCAGTTGTCTGGCGAGCAGGTTTAATATCTAATAAAGCAAAGAGACATTACAGCGGCACATTTTCGCTGCactttgcatgtgtgtttgtgcacctCAATGCAGGAGTGATATCAACATAATCAAGGCGCAGTGATTAATTTCTGTCTATGCTTGAGGGCATAAAGGCCTAATGTgtaagagattttttttcagattgttttaaaatacagACAAATACACAGGTACAAAAGATCCTCTCCATTCGATGTCGCTGGCCTGTGTCGCGTAGCACTGACATGTACAACACAATCACAATATGATACACCACCATGTAtcatgaaacatttgttgtttttaaacatacaAGAGCCTTTCATTTAAGAGGCGGTCACCATCAAATATAGGACTGCGACAAGAGGATACCATATCAAGAACAATATTGAATGAAATAAAGTAACACAGTTGTCTTTAGTTGAAATTGCTGCTGTTTTACGCATGAACATGTTCACTGACTCACATCTGGATAGTACTGGaaaaaatactgttttttttttgtgtggaacCATTTACCGATTAACAACTCACGAGGAAGTTGGTTGAATGGGTGGTGAAGGCCAACTCCTCTTTGCACTGCCATCACACAGACAGCAACAATCACTGTTATGAACACGCAGGTTCATTAAAATCCTGAATATACACAAGTCACAACTTGTAACAACTGAAGTGGGGGAAGATGACAGGATAGTAGtcctttttaattgctttggAAGAGACTGAGCGCATTGTATTCTTGTATCGTTTatcgctattttttttttaaagtgtagCACTCGTTGTTGCACATACGCACATCATAGTTTCACACTAAACCTGCACATCTCGCAAATGGTGACCCAAACGGTGAATCAACAACAGAAATGTAAGTCTCTTGAGTGTTATTGTACTcaggaaaacacatttttttggacTCCATTAAATGCCCCTTTATCAACCATTGACCTCTCACCACCATTACTTATTAGCTCTTTGTAACTTTACACTGATTGCACTGAAATTTTTTTATGGCACGTGAataatatatctatatataggTTGATATAAACATATGGTATGTTCTCCAAGCCTTTGCATACATCTGAAACGATTCTTCTCTGAATCCTGATTGGTAGTTGGGGAGTGGAATACAGCCTTGTCgtttattgtatttgaaaGTAGCAGCAGCCCAAAAGTAAACTTGATTTAATGGTGCAGTAGCAAAATCCGTTGATGGTTGCACTATGCTGCAGCCAAGAGTACTTGCTATGAACAAAGTTTTAGTGTTATATTTTAGTATGTGAAGAGAAAGATAACTATGTGCGTTTGAAGTGTGTCAGGAAATCTTTGCgggaaataaaagtcaaaaggAAAACGAGGAAAGGGAAAAGAACACAAGTTTTGGCTTAATAGCAATGCAGgtatacatttgtttttatatatagatttttgtcaatatttcaaaaaatagaaagtttTTCATAGTTTCTGTAGTTGGCtatattattaaataaaaaataataataattgaatcTCCTGTCAAAGTAGCATTAAAGTAAGCATGCTGCTTTTTAATATGGCAGTTTGATAGTCAttcctttttgtttcatgCATGTCATGTTGATATCATAATTGTTGTGTATCTATCTATACAGTGAGGTCCAAACCCGGACAgaacacgcactcacacacgtacacacacgcacacacacacacacacacacggtccTCCAAATGCTACCATCCTGTTTCTCGCCATCTTTCTCAGCAAACAATCAaatgaggatctctcctgtcCTCTTACTGTGTGACAATGTTACACATTTGACTCAGAAGCCATTAAGAGAAAGTCTTCAACCTCACTTATTATCGCTCATCCGCAGAGTTAAAATTCCTGCGCCCCAGCACAATGCGCCCTCAGAAATCCATCAGTCAGCCTCACTTGGCTCTCGTAATTACAACTGGTACCACTTCTTGTCCTTGCACTTTAACATGAGCTGTAAAAAGAAGTCACAACATGTcactttttgttgctttttaaaGTACCGTATGTGATTTCAGTGTCCTGGGTTTTACCTCATGAGCATGCTTGGAGAAACATTCTGCACTGGTCATCATGAGCGCAGTTCTTTCTTCCAGCTCGCCGAGCCTCTGGCCTCTTTCATCCAGCGCGATGCGGGCCCTGGCCAGctcaccaactgctccactaGCTGCCACCTTCATTCCCTCCACCCCTCCCTGACCAGGGATGTGCTGGGCCAAACTCCGAGAAGCCTTACCTGCTGCTGCCTCACCAACTGTGGGCCAAATAAGATCAGGGATTTATAAAGGTGGACCATTAATAGGATAAATATAAGCGAAAAGAGCAGGAATACACACAGAGCTCCTCTCGGTCAAATGTGTGAGCATTCCCTCCGAAGAAGCCCTTTAGGAAGCCTCTATTCTGGGCCTCTGGTGTTTCTGTTGGCGTAAACAGCTCTCCCAGCATTTCCTACAAGTGATGACAAGGCTGTTAGAAACACCATAGCAAGGtggtaaaaatatatttataaccAGGCATCACAATTGTTTCGTGTGTTGTCATCGGTATAAAGAGTTTTACCTTTCACCACCGAAAAAGGTGACgggaaaatatgattaaactctatttaaaaaaatgcagtatCTTCATCCAACATCATGCTATTGTCACTATCTTTGAcaagattattttttccatcCTAGATCCTACATTAACATTTCCTTGACAGACCAGATTCAATTTGTTTGCCTTAAGGTGGCAGTGTTGCACCATCCCCTTTAACATAGCCTTTGCCAGCTATGTGACAAAGCATACatttgtatgtatatgtaaatgaatatgtatatttacatataaaccctatatatgtatgtaacCCTAACAATTACTTTATAGTTCTtatattttgcatgttttcaggatttatttcaattacaaaaaatatatttaaatacgTTCAATGTATTTAGAAAGAAATCTCTTTAACAGGGTCTTTAACGTCAACTGGCCCAACTACAGTACACTCAATACTACAGTCTAAGACGCAAAGATTTTTGACcatcacaaaaacagcaaccCACAAGGAATCAACCCAGTGGATTCACTTTCTCTCCCTTTCAGCTGACAAGCAGCCTGAGAAGATTAGAAAATCTCTGAGCCAAGCCACTCTCACAACATAGCTCAAGAATTTGTTTGAGCCAGAAGCAGGCAGCCAGTCATAGAGCTTGACGTCACTCTGCCTGAGGGAGAAGCTTTACTGTCCGCCTCAGTGCCTTTTTCAAACACCCTCAGGCTCACCAGTGGTCCAGTGAGAAGCAATATCCCCACAAGCTCATTCTTTTCTGACCTCTATCATGTTCCCTAAAACCAGAAAGCCATAGGCCATGTTGTAATGTTGACATTATAGACTCTCTGGGCCACATTGGATGGACCAGTAAAATATATCATAGCCTGTTAGGCTCCTCAGAAACAAATAGAGCAGTCGAGTAATACATTGGCACATACATGGATGGATGTCAAATTAAATCTATTGTGATATGCTTCCACACACCTGCAGATTGTCATACATCTCCTGGCTGTATGTAATTCTCTGGATCTCTGTCGGGGAACTGAGATAAAGTGCCTGACCCCCGTTGGTGAAGCAAAAGGTTCTCGCAATGCGCATGTCTGTCTGAGGCAGGTAATTAACATCCATCAGCGGTCTTAGACTGGGCAAACTGTGGGCAATGACAACAATAGAAGGCAATTAGTAAGCAAGTAAGTGGCTCCTGTCACTGCGTATGCTTTTACATCGAAAATAATGTTGCACTTCTTATATAACGCTATCCCGTTTGCAAGAAATGATTCCATTGTGGAGAAAGTCTGAATGTATTTTCAGAACAACTCTCAATAGTGTGTCATGTACTCGGAAAACATACAGTAGCTCTTCTCAAAGTCATACCTGAGGGTCATGACGTGTCCGTTGGCGCAGAAGCAGGCGAGGCACACACTATTACACACTGACACCACGTCAGCCCGTAGGACGAACGACGACTCTGTGATGTTGTGGACGAAGAGGCAAGACTGTGAGGGCATCAAGAACACTTTGGCTTGCCTCTCGGAGCATACGATAGCCAGATGTCCTTCTCCGCAGGTATcctgggaggaggagggcgagAAATGCACCAGCTTGCGCTTTCGTGGTCGGTCGGGGTCTTCTGGGGCGTTGACATCACGCCAAACCTCGTAGGGGCTTTGGATGAGTGCACCCATGCAGTCCAAGAAGCCAAAGCGCAACACAGAGCCCTTTAGCATCAGAACTGCACCTAAGGGTGTTTGGCAGAACCATCAGAGGGAaggcaaaaataatctttatttcaagcaaaacatttgttttcaaactttCGAGATGTcgctaaaaaaataagactACAGTGAGGGATTTGTACTGAATATAAAAGTGCATTTCCCGTATGACCGCATTTCTTAAATAACCTCCAAAATTGTGCCcctctgttgttgttttcatttatatcAATCATGACCTCAAAGGCCAaattgaaggggaaaaaaataatggtgtGATTGTTAAGACACAAATAGACTCCCAATTATAGCAGCGGAGGACCCTGAAGTACGATGACATTTCagtttgtgtgacattatcaaCTAACCACAAAACACGTCAGACTGAAAACATATCAAGTGTAGCCACGCTTAAGCGAGTGACCTTTCGTAAGAGGCTTTCTTCCGCCTCGTTCCCgttgtaaaatgtgtttttaaaaatcccGTTGTGGGTCTTTAAATTGGCAACTTCAAATGGTTCCCACTAAAATGAGATTGAGATGTCACAGAACAACAACAGAGTGGACTTTGCATGATTAAGACGACTCTATGCAAACAATTGTTGTTGTCTATGATAATAAGGATTCTCtgggacaaaagtattgggacaccagGCCAATatacaaacagaaaatatagatgtcaaaacaaaaacctcgAATCCTGGCTGTGAAAATTTTTGAAGCCAGGAGAGTCTTTTCACTCTTAtactgtaatgtttttttcattccagAAATGTTAGATTTCTCATCTGAACTTACCACAGGGACCAATGGTAACTTGTTCCTCCATCCTCTCCTCCTGGTCAGTGGGGATGGACATGGGAATGAGCAAGATCATACCAAGGCTGGTACCAACCCACAGACACGGTGTGGGCAAAGTGTCGCTCTTTCGTCCAAAAGACTCCCCAAACTGAAGAGTGGTGATTGCCTCTTTGGTGTCTCGATCGATGCTGGAGACACTGGAGCTACGTGAGCGGCTGAAGGAGTTTTCACGACTCTCTgcatcggcggcggcggccaccGGAGAGCCACAAACACAGACACCGATGCAAGAGGGGAGAAGCACGAGATGATTAAAAAGAGGGAAATTTAGTGAGAGAACAGCAGTGTCGACGGATGGATTAATGACAGTAATAAACGCAGAAGAGAAGAACAATATGGTGGGTATTAAAAAACGAAATATGAAGACAGGAAATTCAGAGGAAACATTTAGGAGACTGGTAAGAGGTGTAAGGAGACATTTAGAAGATCTATGACAGCTTTCCGCCATATTGCCACATAAAGCAATGAAATGTCACTGTTGAGACAGGATAGTtgaaacacacgcacacactcacacataagGGGTTGAATGGCTACATTTTTTATAGTCAACTATGACATGATGAAAGTTGAGTCAAAATTGGTTAATCGATTTCAGTATGCTACAGCAACCTCCAATCTTTTTGCATCACAGACCGGTTTATAGACCGGCATAgaaacaaaaattgaaaataccACTCGACATTACTTTCGTGTTTTTGTGCCGCTGTTATGAACATTTTTGTtactatttgggtggagcagTTGAGAGTAGAATCCAGGTGCAAGGAAACAGGAGGTGAAAATGGTCTAAGCTCCTTGGTGATTCCGATAAAAAAATTCCGATAACCGATTAATCGGcgatgaatttaaaaaaagcataacAACCAAACACTCAgatacacaaaaatacaaagaacAGTGGTCACTCGCACACAAAACAGAGAGCACAGAGTGAATCTTTCtgagcacgcacgcacacacgcacgcacacacgcacacacatccatccatccatcataaAAGTATTTCTGTATTACAGCACTGGTGAATTATTTAGAACCAGGCACCGTGCAGCACCGCCTTAGTGAgtgagtgccgagtttatgtAACAACAACTACAGATGGCGCAAAGCCGAGTGGACACATATCaggttcaaaatgattttgagaaatttctcAGCATCTATTCTAGGTGATATGAGAAACGTGTGCACGGGCTAAAATACACCATGAAAGGAGTGTGTGGAGATATACCGCACAGTGGCTTCTTGCCAAGTATCCTTGCAAAACACATTCAAGAACGATAGCATCACCCGCATTCCGCCTCAGGACAGGAAGCATTTTAAGGCACATGGATCAGACGTACTAACGAAAAGAAGGACTGACGTCATCAATAAGCAGCCGATGCGTCCCCTTACCTCTGTCACTCCAGGAGTAGGGGGTGGTGGTGTGGTGTTCGTCGTGAGAGTACATTGTGACTCCGTGAAACTGCTGGAGCATTGCCCTCCTGGATGCATAACCTAACCGATCCCCCACAACATAAAGCCCAGAAGACAAAGCAGCCCACCCATCCCGACGCCCCAAcaaaacatacacacgcacacagacgcAACACAGTACAAACAATCGCAGCCGACCAGTCAAGAAACATAGGACAAACAGATGCACAGTTGTGCCAGAGAACgacaaaaaggaaagaaagaaaagattgCAGCTGAGTTTGGAGGGACTTCTTGAAATATACACAGTCAACAGAAGAGTGAGACTTAATGCTAGTGACCTCACTCTCTGGACACCATTTCAGCACCATTTCTATGCATCTAATGAGATCTAATACAAACGTAGTGCTACAACGCATGCACATTCAGCCTCTATACAAGACTGTTGCATGACAACCACAATTTTGTACCAAATATACATCTCATAAGTCCTCAACACAATGCCGAGAGCTTCTACAATGCCGCTGACgatatattttgaaattcaaatccaATTTTGGTATCATGACAACACTGCTGTATATGAGCCAAAgagaaaacaacttttttcacAGTGAGCTTGGAGGGTAGTTGTCTGGGCTTGTCATGTGTATCTtgggtgtttgttttttttctttactctgTGTGACACAGCCAGTGGGGCACTGGCTCGTAAAAGTCAGGcacagtggtaccttgacaGGATACAGGGACCCTTGGGCAGGCCCTTAAAGGGAACTAGAGCTACTGGCTAGGTCAGCCTTGGGTAGGAGGAGACAACAATCTGAGTATGTGAGACAGAGCAACATGCACCAAGCCAACTTGCAGAATCACAGAGAGTCACCTTGAGAAAATCTACATCAACctcaaccattttttttctcgtttAAATTCTCCACGGTTTAATTTTTCAATGCAATACATgacagagtgagagagagagcgagagcgagtaACCCTCACCCCACTTTCATTTCTATATCATGCAGTCATCAATGTGTGTGGGTGATGGTGGTTTGAAAGCTTCTTCAGCATCTGGTCCAATAGTCACTGAGTCACATGAACCCACTGCgatcaatttttaaaaatatttcagtaaCCGGCTCGAGTTTTAGTAAAATGTGCACTGTACAAATAGTCCTCAGTAAGATGGGAACATACGATGCTTCGAGGAAATATGAACCGTGTGCGGTGAACTAGCTTGTGATGTGGTGTTAAGAAATGTTCagaaattagttttttttaattttggttATGGCCTTGAAGTGTTTATCACTCACACAATGTTTACTGTAATGTAATGGTgcggaaagaagaaaaagaaagtggcAACTGGAGGATCGGAACACGGTCAAAGACTAAAGACACTCAAAGTCACAATTTGTGCCTCAACATCTTTACCATCCTTTCTCCATAAATCTAATAGAGACACCAAAGGTATGGAATAGATCCATCGAGTGCAGCTTCCTTGCCATTTCCCCTCCTCTGTCTTTTCACCTGCCATGCAGGCCTCATTAACATCAGCCTCCTCTCTACCACTGCTTGTTGACCTTCAATTACTGCAGTGATCCTGCTGGCTCTTCACTGTGGTAAGGAAGCGTGACAGATAAACAACACCGCCAAATGTGGTAAAGACTGTAGATGAGCGCACGTGTAATGGCCTCATCTGAAAAGCATCTGTTCACCACACAACATACGGGGGAGGACAGGGGAGGCTTCATTTTGCATGTTGTTTTCTTCTAACGACACACATTTAGGATTGGTGCACACTGGGGATTATACTTTTGTAAACATGACACAGTTTATTCCTAAAACTGATACGGGCAAGCAGAACACTAATTTTGTGGAtctttccactttttttttaggttattGTTGTACACTGAAACAATAATCTGTACTTATCCTGTTAAAGAGCTGACTCTGAAGCACTGAGTGCACAATTGGACACAATTTGCCATAAAATTGAGTATCCATTGATACTATTTGCTGCTATCACAGGAAATGTCTACAAGTGATTTAAATCATATCTTTCTGTTCGTTCAACTCAAATCTatcaaatgtcactttttgtcACTTGTGGGGTTCCTCAAGATACTATTCTAGGACCACTTCTGTTATTACTCTACTTAGTTTTCCTTGGCAATAGTTTATGTAAATTTAACATAAAATTCAATTGCTACTCAGGTGACACTCACCCCGACTATCTCTCTTTCCATAGGAAATCAAATCCTGATTAGCCGACTGTTGGAAACTCAACAGTGATAAAACTCAATGCTTCTTCTTCCAATCCAACCAAACCAAACCAGAACAGACATTTCAATTCTCAGTTGGTCATTCCACAGTTTCAATTCAATCACTATCATAATCCTCATATCAGTGACATTTAATAGTCTGTCACCAACCTGCGATTAGCCTTATAGCCTTTGCTTATTTCCATTTCCACCATCTGGAAAAGTCACACAATGCTACAATCACCAGAAAGACAGATTTGCTTTCATGATATTATTCCCTGGAACGTTACTTGAAGGGGATCT comes from Syngnathus acus chromosome 21, fSynAcu1.2, whole genome shotgun sequence and encodes:
- the poglut2 gene encoding protein O-glucosyltransferase 2 — encoded protein: MLLRFCLWSLLGLVVFRPELPQVRADSATLSAAKTLVWGPGLEPNIVLPARYFFIQAVDNSGRNLTTSPGEKTFEVKITSPLEHFTRIWIQVLDRQDGSFLVRYRMYASYTDLHIQVLLVDQHVAKSPYILKGPVYHEGCDCPQLDDSVWLSHMGCPHSFPQIKNDLSQFLSVDPDRNAQEIPQRFGQRQSLCHYTIKDNKVYVKTLGEHVGFRIFMDAILLSLSRKVKIPDLEFFVNLGDWPLEKRKATQNTHPIFSWCGSNNTRDIVMPTYDLTESVLETMGRVSLDMMSVQSSTGPPWAKKNATAFWRGRDSRQERLELVKLSRSHPHVIDAAFTNFFFFKHDESLYGPLVKHVSFFDFFKYKYQINIDGTVAAYRLPYLLAGDSVVFKQESGYYEHFYNELVPWEHYIPVRADLRDLLEKIQWARDHDEEVKKIALAGQQFARQRLTGENIFCYYYQLFKEYAQLQVSEPKIREGMELVEHPTDDLFPCSCLRTQVKDEL